The following coding sequences lie in one Melopsittacus undulatus isolate bMelUnd1 chromosome 9, bMelUnd1.mat.Z, whole genome shotgun sequence genomic window:
- the FES gene encoding tyrosine-protein kinase Fes/Fps isoform X2: MRGVRDAEGLPDTGHRSRLWAAARGSALRLLCSLLTPPGGAMGFGPELWGPQGHSALLRLQDSELRLLELMKKWMSQRAKSDREYAGMLHHMFSQLEKQESSGQLRSGDHSSQTAESWWVLASRTEALSQILRQHAEELVAGPLAKLSLLIRDKQQLRRTFSERWQQLSHEYTRTTQQEMEKLKAQYRSLARDSAQAKRKYQEASKDKERDKAKEKYVRSLWKLYALHNQYVLAVRAAALHQHHHYQRAMPTLHQSLYSLQQEMVLILKEILREYHSISSLVQEDVLAVHQEIAGAIQAINPATEYSSFIQSHRYSSEVPPEVSFDESLLEETEGLVPAELQLNELTMESVQHCLSSVQEELAAATEAVSSRERRVQELQAELRAEERGRSPAERVHLLGKRQGLQELQQQLEGCICTQAKLRAQRDLLATKLEELGAGEPLPALLLQDEPHLGCSVEQERGGSTALETLKSHISGIFSPKYSLPPPVPLIPELQKPLCQQVWYHGAILRSEVQELLSRTGDFLVRESQGKQESVLSVLWDGQVRHFIIQAVDNTYRLEGDGFPTIPLLIDHLLQSQQPVTRKSGVVLARAIPKDKWVLSHEDVLLGECIGRGNFGEVFSGRLLTDNTPVAVKSCRETLPAELKAKFLQEARILKQYNHPNIVRLIGVCTQRQPIYIVMELVQGGDFLSFLRSEGPRLRVKELIRMTENAAAGMEYLESKHCIHRDLAARNCLVTEKNTLKISDFGMSREEDDGIYSSTGGMKQIPVKWTAPEALNYGRYSSESDVWSFGILLWEAFSLGAVPYSNLSNQQTREAVEQGVRLEPPPQCPEDVYRLMQRCWEYDPRQRPSFSTIHQDLSTIRKRHR, from the exons aTGAGGGGTGTGCGGGATGCAGAGGGTCTGCCGGACACCGGACACCGGTCACGGCTGTGGGCAGCAGCCCGAGGCTCAGCTCTccggctgctctgcagcctcctcacCCCTCCCGGCGGTGCCATGGGCTTCGGGCCGGAGCTGTGGGGCCCGCAGGGGCACAGCGCGCTGCTGCGCCTGCAGGACAGTGAGCTGCGCCTCCTGGAGCTCATGAAGAAGTGGATGTCGCAGCGAGCCAAGAGCGACCGGGAGTACGCAGGGATGCTGCACCACATGTTCTCCCAGCTGGAGAAGCAGGAGAGCTCGGGGCAGCTCCGCTCCGGTGACCACAGCAGCCAGACTGCCGAG TCCTGGTGGGTGCTGGCGAGCCGGACCGAGGCGCTGAGCCAGATCCTGCGCCAGCACGCGGAGGAGCTGGTGGCAGGGCCGCTGGCCAAGCTGAGCCTGCTCATCCGCGACAAGCAGCAGCTCCGCAGGACCTTCAGTGAGCggtggcagcagctcagccacGAGTACACCCGG ACCACgcagcaggagatggagaagCTGAAGGCTCAGTACCGCAGCCTGGCAAGGGACAGTGCCCAGGCCAAGCGCAAGTACCAGGAGGCCAGCAAAG ACAAGGAGCGGGACAAGGCAAAGGAGAAGTACGTGCGCAGCCTCTGGAAGCTCTATGCCCTGCACAACCAGTACGTGCTGGCTGTGCGGGCAGCCGCactccaccagcaccaccactaCCAGCGGGCAATGCCCACCCTCCACCAGTCCCTCtacagcctgcagcaggagatGGTCCTCATCCT GAAGGAGATCCTCAGGGAGTACCACAGCATCAGCAGCCTGGTGCAGGAGGATGTGCTGGCTGTGCACCAGGAAATCGCTGGTGCCATCCAGGCCATCAACCCTGCCACCGAGTACAGCAGCTTCATCCAGAGCCACAG GTACAGCTCCGAGGTGCCACCGGAGGTGTCGTTCGATGAGAGCCTGCTGGAGGAGACCGAGGGCCTGGTGCcggctgagctgcagctgaatgAGCTGACCATGGAGAGCGTCCAGCACTG CCTGAGCTCggtgcaggaggagctggcGGCTGCCACCGAGGCCGTGAGCAGCAGGGAGCGGCgggtgcaggagctgcaggcgGAGCTCCGGGCTGAGGAGCGGGGCCGGAGCCCGGCGGAGAG GGTGCACCTGCTGGGCAAGCGtcaggggctgcaggagctgcagcagcagctcgaGGGCTGCATCTGCACTCAGGCCAAGCTGCGGGCGCAGAGGGACCTGCTGGCCACCaaactggaggagctgggggcCGGGGAGCCGCTGCCcgcactgctgctgcaggacgAGCCGCACCTGGGCTGCTCCGTG gagcaggagcgCGGTGGGAGCACTGCACTGGAGACACTCAAGAGCCACATCTCGGGCATCTTCAGCCCCAAGTACTCG CTGCCGCCCCCCGTGCCCCTGatcccagagctgcagaagcCGCTGTGCCAGCAGGTCTGGTACCATGGGGCCATCCTGCGCTCCgaggtgcaggagctgctgagccGCACTGGGGACTTCCTGGTGCGGGAGAGCCAGGGCAAGCAGGAGTCCGTGCTCAGCGTGCTGTGGGACGGGCAGGTCCGGCACTTCATCATCCAGGCTGTTGAT AACACGTACCGGCTGGAGGGGGACGGGTTCCCAACCATCCCACTGCTCATTGACCACctcctgcagagccagcagcctGTCACCCGCAAGAGCGGGGTCGTCCTGGCCAGGGCCATCCCCAAG GACAAATGGGTGCTCAGCCATGAGGATGTGCTGCTGGGGGAGTGCATTGGCCGG GGGAACTTCGGGGAAGTGTTCAGCGGTCGCCTGCTCACCGACAACACCCCCGTGGCCGTGAAGTCCTGCAGGGAAACCCTCCCAGCCGAGCTCAAGGCCAAGTTCCTGCAGGAAGCAAG GATCCTCAAGCAGTACAACCACCCAAACATCGTCCGGCTCATTGGGGTCTGCACCCAGAGGCAGCCCATTTACATTGtgatggagctggtgcagg GGGGGGACTTCCTGAGCTTCCTGCGCAGTGAGGGGCCCCGGCTGCGGGTGAAGGAGCTGATCAGGATGACAGAGAACGCGGCTGCCGGCATGGAGTACCTGGAGAGCAAGCACTGCATCCACAG GGACCTGGCTGCTCGGAACTGCCTGGTGACAGAGAAGAACACCCTGAAGATCAGTGACTTTGGGATGTCCCGGGAGGAGGACGATGGCATCTACTCCTCCACAGGGGGGATGAAGCAGATCCCGGTCAAGTGGACTGCTCCTGAAGCACTCAATTATG GAAGATACAGCTCAGAGAGTGATGTCTGGAGTTTCGGGATCCTGCTGTGGGAAGCCTTCAGCCTCGGTGCTGTCCCCTACAGCAACCTCAGTAACCAGCAGACGCGTGAGGCCGTGGAGCAGG GTGTGCGGTTGGAGCCGCCCCCCCAGTGCCCCGAGGACGTGTACCGCCTGATGCAGCGCTGCTGGGAGTACGACCCCCGCCAGCGGCCCAGCTTCAGCACCATCCACCAGGACCTCAGCACCATCCGCAAGCGGCACCGGTGA
- the FES gene encoding tyrosine-protein kinase Fes/Fps isoform X1, with amino-acid sequence MRGVRDAEGLPDTGHRSRLWAAARGSALRLLCSLLTPPGGAMGFGPELWGPQGHSALLRLQDSELRLLELMKKWMSQRAKSDREYAGMLHHMFSQLEKQESSGQLRSGDHSSQTAEVGMSGVVPDAGSAHVGPDALSLQSWWVLASRTEALSQILRQHAEELVAGPLAKLSLLIRDKQQLRRTFSERWQQLSHEYTRTTQQEMEKLKAQYRSLARDSAQAKRKYQEASKDKERDKAKEKYVRSLWKLYALHNQYVLAVRAAALHQHHHYQRAMPTLHQSLYSLQQEMVLILKEILREYHSISSLVQEDVLAVHQEIAGAIQAINPATEYSSFIQSHRYSSEVPPEVSFDESLLEETEGLVPAELQLNELTMESVQHCLSSVQEELAAATEAVSSRERRVQELQAELRAEERGRSPAERVHLLGKRQGLQELQQQLEGCICTQAKLRAQRDLLATKLEELGAGEPLPALLLQDEPHLGCSVEQERGGSTALETLKSHISGIFSPKYSLPPPVPLIPELQKPLCQQVWYHGAILRSEVQELLSRTGDFLVRESQGKQESVLSVLWDGQVRHFIIQAVDNTYRLEGDGFPTIPLLIDHLLQSQQPVTRKSGVVLARAIPKDKWVLSHEDVLLGECIGRGNFGEVFSGRLLTDNTPVAVKSCRETLPAELKAKFLQEARILKQYNHPNIVRLIGVCTQRQPIYIVMELVQGGDFLSFLRSEGPRLRVKELIRMTENAAAGMEYLESKHCIHRDLAARNCLVTEKNTLKISDFGMSREEDDGIYSSTGGMKQIPVKWTAPEALNYGRYSSESDVWSFGILLWEAFSLGAVPYSNLSNQQTREAVEQGVRLEPPPQCPEDVYRLMQRCWEYDPRQRPSFSTIHQDLSTIRKRHR; translated from the exons aTGAGGGGTGTGCGGGATGCAGAGGGTCTGCCGGACACCGGACACCGGTCACGGCTGTGGGCAGCAGCCCGAGGCTCAGCTCTccggctgctctgcagcctcctcacCCCTCCCGGCGGTGCCATGGGCTTCGGGCCGGAGCTGTGGGGCCCGCAGGGGCACAGCGCGCTGCTGCGCCTGCAGGACAGTGAGCTGCGCCTCCTGGAGCTCATGAAGAAGTGGATGTCGCAGCGAGCCAAGAGCGACCGGGAGTACGCAGGGATGCTGCACCACATGTTCTCCCAGCTGGAGAAGCAGGAGAGCTCGGGGCAGCTCCGCTCCGGTGACCACAGCAGCCAGACTGCCGAGGTAGGGATGAGCGGTGTGGTGCCGGACGCTGGCTCTGCCCACGTCGGGCCTGACGCTCTGTCCCTGCAGTCCTGGTGGGTGCTGGCGAGCCGGACCGAGGCGCTGAGCCAGATCCTGCGCCAGCACGCGGAGGAGCTGGTGGCAGGGCCGCTGGCCAAGCTGAGCCTGCTCATCCGCGACAAGCAGCAGCTCCGCAGGACCTTCAGTGAGCggtggcagcagctcagccacGAGTACACCCGG ACCACgcagcaggagatggagaagCTGAAGGCTCAGTACCGCAGCCTGGCAAGGGACAGTGCCCAGGCCAAGCGCAAGTACCAGGAGGCCAGCAAAG ACAAGGAGCGGGACAAGGCAAAGGAGAAGTACGTGCGCAGCCTCTGGAAGCTCTATGCCCTGCACAACCAGTACGTGCTGGCTGTGCGGGCAGCCGCactccaccagcaccaccactaCCAGCGGGCAATGCCCACCCTCCACCAGTCCCTCtacagcctgcagcaggagatGGTCCTCATCCT GAAGGAGATCCTCAGGGAGTACCACAGCATCAGCAGCCTGGTGCAGGAGGATGTGCTGGCTGTGCACCAGGAAATCGCTGGTGCCATCCAGGCCATCAACCCTGCCACCGAGTACAGCAGCTTCATCCAGAGCCACAG GTACAGCTCCGAGGTGCCACCGGAGGTGTCGTTCGATGAGAGCCTGCTGGAGGAGACCGAGGGCCTGGTGCcggctgagctgcagctgaatgAGCTGACCATGGAGAGCGTCCAGCACTG CCTGAGCTCggtgcaggaggagctggcGGCTGCCACCGAGGCCGTGAGCAGCAGGGAGCGGCgggtgcaggagctgcaggcgGAGCTCCGGGCTGAGGAGCGGGGCCGGAGCCCGGCGGAGAG GGTGCACCTGCTGGGCAAGCGtcaggggctgcaggagctgcagcagcagctcgaGGGCTGCATCTGCACTCAGGCCAAGCTGCGGGCGCAGAGGGACCTGCTGGCCACCaaactggaggagctgggggcCGGGGAGCCGCTGCCcgcactgctgctgcaggacgAGCCGCACCTGGGCTGCTCCGTG gagcaggagcgCGGTGGGAGCACTGCACTGGAGACACTCAAGAGCCACATCTCGGGCATCTTCAGCCCCAAGTACTCG CTGCCGCCCCCCGTGCCCCTGatcccagagctgcagaagcCGCTGTGCCAGCAGGTCTGGTACCATGGGGCCATCCTGCGCTCCgaggtgcaggagctgctgagccGCACTGGGGACTTCCTGGTGCGGGAGAGCCAGGGCAAGCAGGAGTCCGTGCTCAGCGTGCTGTGGGACGGGCAGGTCCGGCACTTCATCATCCAGGCTGTTGAT AACACGTACCGGCTGGAGGGGGACGGGTTCCCAACCATCCCACTGCTCATTGACCACctcctgcagagccagcagcctGTCACCCGCAAGAGCGGGGTCGTCCTGGCCAGGGCCATCCCCAAG GACAAATGGGTGCTCAGCCATGAGGATGTGCTGCTGGGGGAGTGCATTGGCCGG GGGAACTTCGGGGAAGTGTTCAGCGGTCGCCTGCTCACCGACAACACCCCCGTGGCCGTGAAGTCCTGCAGGGAAACCCTCCCAGCCGAGCTCAAGGCCAAGTTCCTGCAGGAAGCAAG GATCCTCAAGCAGTACAACCACCCAAACATCGTCCGGCTCATTGGGGTCTGCACCCAGAGGCAGCCCATTTACATTGtgatggagctggtgcagg GGGGGGACTTCCTGAGCTTCCTGCGCAGTGAGGGGCCCCGGCTGCGGGTGAAGGAGCTGATCAGGATGACAGAGAACGCGGCTGCCGGCATGGAGTACCTGGAGAGCAAGCACTGCATCCACAG GGACCTGGCTGCTCGGAACTGCCTGGTGACAGAGAAGAACACCCTGAAGATCAGTGACTTTGGGATGTCCCGGGAGGAGGACGATGGCATCTACTCCTCCACAGGGGGGATGAAGCAGATCCCGGTCAAGTGGACTGCTCCTGAAGCACTCAATTATG GAAGATACAGCTCAGAGAGTGATGTCTGGAGTTTCGGGATCCTGCTGTGGGAAGCCTTCAGCCTCGGTGCTGTCCCCTACAGCAACCTCAGTAACCAGCAGACGCGTGAGGCCGTGGAGCAGG GTGTGCGGTTGGAGCCGCCCCCCCAGTGCCCCGAGGACGTGTACCGCCTGATGCAGCGCTGCTGGGAGTACGACCCCCGCCAGCGGCCCAGCTTCAGCACCATCCACCAGGACCTCAGCACCATCCGCAAGCGGCACCGGTGA